One Syntrophus gentianae DNA segment encodes these proteins:
- the nikR gene encoding nickel-responsive transcriptional regulator NikR produces MAEIVRFGVSLENTLLKQFDRLIKEQSYTNRSEAIRDLIRQELLKKEWTEDQEVAGAITYIYDHHQRDLLNRIIDVQHDFHEVIKSTQHIHLDHNNCLEIVAVKGNSTLISNLSNTLKALKGVRHGSLSISGIGQIA; encoded by the coding sequence ATGGCCGAGATCGTAAGATTCGGGGTTTCATTGGAGAACACCTTGCTTAAACAGTTCGACCGGTTGATTAAAGAACAGAGTTACACGAACCGTTCCGAGGCCATCCGCGACTTGATCCGCCAGGAATTATTGAAGAAGGAATGGACGGAGGATCAGGAAGTCGCCGGCGCAATAACATACATCTACGACCATCATCAGAGGGACCTCCTGAACAGGATTATTGATGTCCAGCATGATTTCCATGAGGTGATCAAGTCGACACAGCATATTCATCTGGACCATAACAACTGCCTGGAAATCGTTGCCGTTAAAGGAAATTCTACGCTTATCAGCAATCTGTCCAACACGCTGAAGGCCTTGAAAGGCGTGAGGCAT